The proteins below come from a single Mercenaria mercenaria strain notata chromosome 3, MADL_Memer_1, whole genome shotgun sequence genomic window:
- the LOC123524382 gene encoding multiple epidermal growth factor-like domains protein 6 has product MVGPASSTNCSVATCNDEWKTGDYKGNTSTCKDGYFGVNCEYNCTTNCKTCLSETLNSSESICTTCKIGYFLFRNSCFECLGKCMACDRISYCTECMPGFYGPSCRMCPSTCLECTSEDTCTKCKDSWSGGHKCQCSHGCLRDDGLDSLCFTNGTCAKGCIDGKMGHQCNIDCPGKNGCLKCDQGSGRCTECVPGLYNGLRHCDQQCGNCLPDGTGVVKCAIETGDCYESCVDGYFGKKCRQNCSENCLDPKTNTHKCDKNTGNCMACKPGYYGSRCEHLCNENCIDPVTNINRCDQSSGDCKHCKNGYFGKKCSRKCAQNCVTSHEFNTCHIETGKCHRCKLNYFGVFCEKECWKHCDSCEQSTGLCNSCKSNFYGEYCNLTCPQNCAEETHAMAKGIMCQRETGECLVCKTGFYGKTCDRVCPSNCGKPSCLKSDGYCLSCQSGYHGNLCEKNCSRTCRKHKHSGIGSCRQTTGTCTIGCMQGWHNSMCQDKCNSTCKFLTCEMQTGRCSSGCVKGYEGDFCEIKQIYFQPTAEEITVNEGSIVNNIQCFSFCDSECAFDWIQNSNSKTISRGGLLSLNRVFRKEAGVYTCQVTDPSISKTFHKDVVIHVRYGPDQLQIIPDKHLTVAVGTEAPLVKCTANCYPPCSFKWTKLIDNATVTQNDTLQLGIVSFHHNGVYTCTATNKAPEYPKSNSLTFTLEVRENPMSYAMIAIFSVPPALIVAVLIGATIVACRKRRANISNIVAPAVYYNTEVSVQRNYTESAATSFEEQEEHTYFDLDRVAKKEEDYKIIEQELKSSKI; this is encoded by the exons atggtaGGCCCAGCATCGAGTACAAATTGTTCCGTTGCCACATGTAATGACGAATGGAAAACAGGTGATTATAAAGGAAATACATCAACATGCAAAGACGGATATTTTGGTGTCAATTGCGAGTATAATTGTACAACTAACTGCAAGACATGCCTATCTGAGACGCTGAATTCGAGTGAGTCTATTTGTACAACATGCAAGATAGGATATTTCTTGTTTAGGAATAGTTGTTTCGAGTGCCTTGGTAAGTGTATGGCTTGTGACCGTATATCATACTGTACGGAATGTATGCCGGGATTTTATGGGCCAAGCTGTAGGATGTGTCCAAGTACCTGCTTGGAATGTACCTCAGAAGATACATGTACAAAGTGCAAAGACAGCTGGTCGGGAGGACACAAATGCCAGTGTAGTCACGGCTGTTTACGGGATGATGGCCTCGATTCTTTGTGCTTTACCAATGGGACTTGTGCAAAAGGCTGCATCGATGGGAAAATGGGACATCAATGTAATATAGATTGCCCAGGGAAAAATGGTTGCTTGAAATGTGATCAAGGTAGCGGCCGCTGCACAGAATGTGTCCCTGGTCTTTATAATGGCCTACGTCATTGCGACCAACAATGCGGGAACTGTTTGCCTGATGGCACCGGAGTGGTCAAATGTGCAATAGAGACTGGAGATTGTTATGAATCTTGCGTTGATGGATACTTTGGAAAAAAGTGCAGACAGAATTGCAGCGAAAATTGTTTAGACCCTAAAACAAACACGCacaaatgtgataaaaatacaggaaattgTATGGCATGTAAACCAGGTTATTATGGAAGCCGTTGTGAACACTTGTGCAACGAGAACTGCATCGATCCTGTTACGAATATAAACAGATGTGACCAAAGCTCAGGGGATTGTAAACACTGTAAGAATGGATATTTTGGAAAGAAGTGCTCGCGTAAGTGCGCACAGAACTGTGTTACATCACACGAATTCAATACCTGTCATATTGAAACAGGTAAATGTCATAGATGCAAGTTGAACTACTTTGGTGTTTTTTGTGAGAAAGAGTGTTGGAAACATTGCGATTCATGCGAACAGAGTACGGGACTTTGTAATAGTTGTAAAAGCAACTTTTATGGTGAATACTGCAATTTGACCTGTCCACAAAATTGTGCAGAGGAAACACACGCTATGGCAAAAGGAATTATGTGCCAAAGAGAAACTGGTGAATGTTTGGTTTGTAAAACCGGTTTCTACGGGAAAACATGTGACAGAGTTTGTCCTTCAAATTGTGGGAAACCATCCTGTTTGAAGTCGGATGGATACTGTTTAAGTTGTCAAAGTGGATATCATGGTAATTTATGCGAGAAAAACTGTAGTAGAACATGTCGAAAACATAAGCATTCCGGAATAGGATCGTGTCGCCAAACCACGGGAACATGCACCATTGGCTGTATGCAAGGCTGGCATAACAGTATGTGTCAAGACAAATGTAACAGCACATGCAAATTTCTCACATGTGAAATGCAAACAGGTAGATGCTCAAGTGGTTGTGTAAAAGGCTATGAAGGAGACTTCTGTGAAATTA agCAGATATATTTTCAACCAACAGCAGAAGAAATTACGGTCAATGAAGGAAGCATTGTAAACAATATCCAGTGTTTTTCATTTTGTGACTCAGAATGTGCATTTGACTGGATACAAAATTCGAACAGCAAAACAATCAGCAGAGGAGGACTTCTTAGCTTGAATAGGGTATTTCGCAAGGAAGCGGGTGTGTACACCTGCCAGGTGACAGATCCTTCGATATCTAAAACTTTTCACAAAGATGTGGTGATCCATGTTAGAT ACGGACCAGATCAGCTGCAAATAATTCCAGACAAACATTTGACTGTGGCTGTTGGCACAGAAGCACCTTTGGTAAAGTGCACGGCGAACTGCTATCCACCTTGTTCCTTCAAATGGACAAAATTAATAGACAACGCAACAGTGACCCAAAATGATACGCTACAGCTTGGCATTGTTTCATTCCATCACAATGGGGTTTATACATGTACTGCAACAAATAAAGCACCGGAATATCCAAAGTCCAACAGTCTGACCTTTACACTAGAAGTCAGAG AAAACCCCATGTCATATGCCATGATAGCAATCTTCTCAGTACCCCCTGCATTAATAGTGGCAGTACTTATTGGAGCCACAATAGTTGCATGCAGGAAAAGACGAGCTAACATAAGTAACATAGTCG CACCTGCAGTTTACTACAACACAGAAGTGTCTGTTCAAAGGAATTACACGGAAAG TGCTGCAACTTCTTTCGAAGAGCAAGAGGAGCATACATACTTTGACCTGGACCGAGTTGCAAAGAAAGAAGAGGACTATAAAATTATAGAGCAAGAACTTAAGTCAAGCAAAATTTGA